One Camelina sativa cultivar DH55 chromosome 3, Cs, whole genome shotgun sequence genomic window carries:
- the LOC104776392 gene encoding gibberellin-regulated protein 9-like isoform X2 — protein MKKMNVVAFVMIISYLLLSQALAELSSSSSNAAETSSASQTNDENQTAAFKRTHHRPRFNCGYACARRCRETSRKKVCYRACGSCCAKCQCVPPGTSGNTAACPCYANLRTHGNKLKCP, from the exons atgaagaagatgaatgtgGTGGCTTTTGTGATGATAATCTCTTATCTTCTGCTTTCTCAG GCACTTGCAGaattatcttcatcatcaagcaACGCTGCTGAAACATCCTCTGCTTCTCAG ACGAACGACGAGAACCAGACGGCAGCGTTTAAGAGAACACACCATCGTCCACGCTTCA ATTGTGGGTATGCATGCGCAAGGAGATGCAGAGAGACATCGAGGAAGAAAGTGTGTTACAGAGCTTGTGGAAGTTGCTGCGCCAAGTGTCAGTGTGTGCCCCCGGGAACCTCCGGAAACACAGCGGCATGTCCTTGCTACGCCAATCTACGTACCCATGGGAATAAACTCAAATGTCCTTAA
- the LOC104776392 gene encoding gibberellin-regulated protein 9-like isoform X1, translated as MKKMNVVAFVMIISYLLLSQALAELSSSSSNAAETSSASQIQTNDENQTAAFKRTHHRPRFNCGYACARRCRETSRKKVCYRACGSCCAKCQCVPPGTSGNTAACPCYANLRTHGNKLKCP; from the exons atgaagaagatgaatgtgGTGGCTTTTGTGATGATAATCTCTTATCTTCTGCTTTCTCAG GCACTTGCAGaattatcttcatcatcaagcaACGCTGCTGAAACATCCTCTGCTTCTCAG ATTCAGACGAACGACGAGAACCAGACGGCAGCGTTTAAGAGAACACACCATCGTCCACGCTTCA ATTGTGGGTATGCATGCGCAAGGAGATGCAGAGAGACATCGAGGAAGAAAGTGTGTTACAGAGCTTGTGGAAGTTGCTGCGCCAAGTGTCAGTGTGTGCCCCCGGGAACCTCCGGAAACACAGCGGCATGTCCTTGCTACGCCAATCTACGTACCCATGGGAATAAACTCAAATGTCCTTAA
- the LOC104776393 gene encoding uncharacterized protein ycf37 isoform X2 — translation MFESNMLLHTLSSSSPPIHRLYLHHSQIIPSSGSPKKVSLQIHGRTLAIRSFHEISARGLPALNKASLKKLPIKGSTFLLGQSMLMISAHPQLAAAAEIIKPEPIYEVGELFELSIQLSYLLLLLGLLGVGTFYVIRQVLVRRELDLSAKELQEQVRSGDASATELFELGAVMLRRKFYPAANKFLQQAIQKWDGDDQDLAQVYNALGVSYVREDKLDKGIAQFEMAVKLQPGYVTAWNNLGDAYEKKKELPLALKAFEEVLLFDPNNKVARPRRDGLKDRVKLYKGVVAVKSKKR, via the exons ATGTTCGAATCGAACATGCTTCTCCATACActatcttcttcgtctcctccaATCCACCGTCTCTATCTTCACCATTCTCAGATTATCCCTTCTTCTGGATCACCCAAGAAGGTTTCTCTTCAG ATACATGGAAGGACTTTGGCCATTCGATCTTTTCATG AAATTTCTGCTAGAGGCTTACCAGCTTTGAACAAAGCTTCCTTGAAGAAGCTACCAATCAAAGGATCCACCTTTCTGCTGGGGCAGAGCATGTTGATGATTTCTGCTCATCCACAGTTGGCAGCAGCAGCAGAAATCATAAAGCCTGAACCGATTTATGAAGTTGGGGAGTTATTTGAACTTAGTATTCAGCTGTCTTACTTGCTGTTACTATTGGGTTTGCTTGGAGTTGGTACTTTCTATGTGATTCGTCAAGTACTTGTGCGTAGAGAACTTGACCTCTCTGCTAAAGAATTGCAG GAGCAAGTTAGGAGTGGTGATGCAAGTGCAACAGAGCTCTTCGAGCTCGGTGCCGTGATGCTGAGAAGGAAATTTTATCCTGCAGCCAACAAGTTTTTGCAACAAGCCATCCAGAAATGGGACGGTGATGATCAAGATCTTGCCCAG GTCTATAACGCTCTTGGAGTGAGTTATGTCCGAGAGGATAAACTCGACAAAGGAATCGCTCAGTTTGAAATGGCGGTGAAGCTGCAGCCAGGTTATGTAACGGCTTGGAACAATCTTGGGGATGCttatgagaagaaaaaggagttgCCTTTGGCGTTGAAAGCGTTCGAAGAGGTTTTGCTGTTTGATCCGAACAACAAGGTGGCTCGGCCTCGGCGAGATGGGTTAAAAGATCGTGTGAAGCTCTATAAAGGCGTTGTGGCTGTTAAGTCTAAGAAACGGTGA
- the LOC104776393 gene encoding uncharacterized protein ycf37 isoform X1, with protein sequence MLMISAHPQLAAAAEIIKPEPIYEVGELFELSIQLSYLLLLLGLLGVGTFYVIRQVLVRRELDLSAKELQEQVRSGDASATELFELGAVMLRRKFYPAANKFLQQAIQKWDGDDQDLAQVYNALGVSYVREDKLDKGIAQFEMAVKLQPGYVTAWNNLGDAYEKKKELPLALKAFEEVLLFDPNNKVARPRRDGLKDRVKLYKGVVAVKSKKR encoded by the exons ATGTTGATGATTTCTGCTCATCCACAGTTGGCAGCAGCAGCAGAAATCATAAAGCCTGAACCGATTTATGAAGTTGGGGAGTTATTTGAACTTAGTATTCAGCTGTCTTACTTGCTGTTACTATTGGGTTTGCTTGGAGTTGGTACTTTCTATGTGATTCGTCAAGTACTTGTGCGTAGAGAACTTGACCTCTCTGCTAAAGAATTGCAG GAGCAAGTTAGGAGTGGTGATGCAAGTGCAACAGAGCTCTTCGAGCTCGGTGCCGTGATGCTGAGAAGGAAATTTTATCCTGCAGCCAACAAGTTTTTGCAACAAGCCATCCAGAAATGGGACGGTGATGATCAAGATCTTGCCCAG GTCTATAACGCTCTTGGAGTGAGTTATGTCCGAGAGGATAAACTCGACAAAGGAATCGCTCAGTTTGAAATGGCGGTGAAGCTGCAGCCAGGTTATGTAACGGCTTGGAACAATCTTGGGGATGCttatgagaagaaaaaggagttgCCTTTGGCGTTGAAAGCGTTCGAAGAGGTTTTGCTGTTTGATCCGAACAACAAGGTGGCTCGGCCTCGGCGAGATGGGTTAAAAGATCGTGTGAAGCTCTATAAAGGCGTTGTGGCTGTTAAGTCTAAGAAACGGTGA